The nucleotide window AGTAGTCGTCCACCCCGGCCACGCAGAAGCGCGCGCCGTCCACGTCCAGCATGCACGCGCCGTTGGTGAGGTCGCGGATCACGGGATGCCCGCGGAACTGCCGGTGCCACGCCTCGATCCCGACGATGTAGTCGTGGTTCCCGGGCACGGCGTAGACGCCAAAGGGTGCGCGCAGCTCGTCCAGCGCGGAGATCACCCGCCCGAAGTCCGGCGCCTCGTCCGCCGCGAAGTCGCCGGTGAGGGCGATGAGGTGCGGTTCCTCCGCCATCGCCAGGCGGCAGGCGCGGCGCACCAGGGAGAGCGGCGTCCCCTGGCCCGCGTGCATGTCCGTGAGCAGCGCGATGCGGAAACCTTCCAGTGACGGATGGAGGTTTTTGACGTGGATGCGCGGCCGGGTGACCTCCAGCCAGAGCGGTTCCACGAGGAAGGCGTACGCGGCCAGCGCGGCGGTTGCGGCCGCGGCGGCGGCGAGGGTGTTTCGGGTGGGGTGGTTGGTCATGCGCGCGGGCGGGCGCAAGGGGCGGGCCGGGACAGCGGGGAATGGGGAAATGGGGAATGGGGTGGTGGGTACAGATGGCAGCGTGCGCGAGTGTGCCGGGGGTGGAGCGCGGGCGGGCACGGGCAGCCACGTGGGGCGGCCCCTGCGGGTTTTCGGTGCGCGGGGGCGTGGGTCGCGGGGGCGGCGGGGGTGGGCAGACACGCAGGTCGGCCCCTACGGAATCGTGCGACCGACGCGGATGGTGGGGCAGGGGCAGGCACGGGCGCGATGAATCGCGCCCCTACGGGACGTGTGCGAGGCGAGGGCCGGGATGCCTGCCCCATTCCCCATTCCCCATTCCCCATTCCCCATTCCCCGCTGTTCCCCACGCGCCCTTGCTCCCGCGCCGCGGCGCCCGCACATTCCGGCCCCGAAAGCAGGACCCGATTCCGAACCAGAGAACCATCCCGAGGAACCATGGTGCAATCCGCCGCCGACGATCTGGCGCTGCTTACGCTTGGCCCCGTGCGCGCCATGCTCGATGAGGTCGCTTCGTCCGTCCGCGTCTCGGCCGATGGCGGGGTGGAGGTGGTGAACGAGGAGGCGCTGCGCGGGGAGGGGATCGACCGCCTGGTGCGCGCGGCCGTCTTCGCCGAGGACGAGGACGAGGACGTGAGGGACTCGGCGCGGTGGACCATCGGCGAGGTGGGGCGGCGGCTGGGCGTGGCCCCGGCCTCCATCCACGAGCTCTACATGGCCCGCGGGCGCGGCGAGGTGAGCGGCTTCACCGTGCCCGCCATCAACGTGCGCGCCATGTCGTTCGACACCGGGCGCGCCCTCTTCTCCGCCGCGCGCGAGCTGAGCGCGGGCGCCATCATCCTGGAGATCGCCCGCTCCGAGATCGGCTACACCGACCAGCGCCCCGCCGAGTACGTGGCGGTGATGACGGCTTCGGCCATCAAGGCGGGGTGGAGCGGCCCGCTCTTCGTACAGGGCGACCACTTCCAGCTCAACGCCAAGAAGTACAAGTCGAATCCCGACGCAGAGATGCGCGCCGTCAAGGACATCATCCGCGAGGGCCTCCACGCCGGCTTCTACAACATCGACGTGGACACTTCGACGCTGGTGGACCTGTCGAAGGAGGGACTGGACGCGCAGCAGGAGCTCAACTACCGCCTTTCCGCCGAGCTGACGGCGTACATCCGCCACTACCAGCCCCAGGGCGTCACCGTCTCGGTGGGCGGCGAGATCGGTGAGGTGGGGACGGAGAACTCGACCCCCGAGGAGCTGCGCGCCTACATGGACGGCTACAACCGCGAGCTGCAGCGGATCGCCTCGCGCGAGGGGACGCCGGTGGACGGGCTCGCCAAGATCTCGGTGCAGAGCGGCACCACGCACGGCGGCACCGTCCTGCCCGACGGCACCATCGCGGACGTCGCGATCGACTTCGACACGCTGCGCACGCTCAGCCAGATCTCGCGCGACGAGTACGGCCTTTCGGGCGCGGTGCAGCACGGCGCGTCGACGCTCCCCAGCAGCGCCTTCGGCAACTTCCCGGACATGGAAACGGCCGAGATCCACCTGGCCACCAACTTCCAGAACATCGTCTACGACCACCCGCAGTTCCCG belongs to Longimicrobium sp. and includes:
- a CDS encoding metallophosphoesterase, with translation MTNHPTRNTLAAAAAATAALAAYAFLVEPLWLEVTRPRIHVKNLHPSLEGFRIALLTDMHAGQGTPLSLVRRACRLAMAEEPHLIALTGDFAADEAPDFGRVISALDELRAPFGVYAVPGNHDYIVGIEAWHRQFRGHPVIRDLTNGACMLDVDGARFCVAGVDDYSYGRPSMNALPPPDTRDFTLLLAHDPDQAELARRSYDQVDLIVSGHTHAGQVRLPFIGALRNPADRPDLYDEGLRRRPWTQVYTSRGVGTVHIPVRFLCRPEVAVLELTGDPRPSRNA
- a CDS encoding class II fructose-bisphosphate aldolase, whose amino-acid sequence is MVQSAADDLALLTLGPVRAMLDEVASSVRVSADGGVEVVNEEALRGEGIDRLVRAAVFAEDEDEDVRDSARWTIGEVGRRLGVAPASIHELYMARGRGEVSGFTVPAINVRAMSFDTGRALFSAARELSAGAIILEIARSEIGYTDQRPAEYVAVMTASAIKAGWSGPLFVQGDHFQLNAKKYKSNPDAEMRAVKDIIREGLHAGFYNIDVDTSTLVDLSKEGLDAQQELNYRLSAELTAYIRHYQPQGVTVSVGGEIGEVGTENSTPEELRAYMDGYNRELQRIASREGTPVDGLAKISVQSGTTHGGTVLPDGTIADVAIDFDTLRTLSQISRDEYGLSGAVQHGASTLPSSAFGNFPDMETAEIHLATNFQNIVYDHPQFPAELRERMYEHCRQNFPDERKPTDTEQQFIYKARKKALGAFKRELWDMPEAHRAAIRATLQEQFDFLFRQLRVNGTLDTVRGIVPLPEVRHAGPGALRMKAAEDDGDRSD